A window of Marinobacter salarius contains these coding sequences:
- a CDS encoding alpha-ketoacid dehydrogenase subunit beta, producing MTQMNMLQAINNALDTAMAANERVLCFGEDVGIFGGVFRATSNLQQKYGKDRCFNTPLVEQGIVGFANGLAAQGSVPVAEIQFADYIFPAFDQIVNESAKFRYRSGSLFDVGGLTIRAPYGGGIAGGLYHSQSPEAYFAHTPGLKIVVPRNPHQAKGLLLGAIHDPNPTLFFEPKRLYRASVGEVPDEDYRLPLGEAEVIKEGTDITVLGWGAQMEVIEHAVERAEKEGISCEVIDLRTILPWDVETVAKSVLKTGRLVVTHEAPLTGGFAGEIAATIQERCFLYLESPIARVTGMDTPFPLVLEKEHLPNHLKVYEAIRSSVDF from the coding sequence ATGACCCAGATGAATATGCTCCAGGCCATCAACAACGCCCTCGACACTGCCATGGCCGCCAACGAGCGGGTGCTGTGTTTCGGTGAAGACGTGGGCATTTTCGGTGGTGTATTCCGCGCCACCAGCAACCTGCAACAGAAATACGGCAAGGACCGCTGTTTCAACACGCCGCTGGTCGAGCAGGGTATCGTCGGTTTTGCCAACGGCCTGGCCGCACAGGGTTCCGTGCCCGTGGCCGAGATTCAGTTTGCCGATTACATTTTCCCGGCCTTCGACCAGATCGTGAACGAGTCGGCCAAGTTCCGTTATCGCTCGGGCAGTCTGTTCGACGTGGGCGGGCTAACGATTCGTGCGCCCTACGGCGGCGGCATCGCCGGCGGGCTTTACCACTCACAGTCGCCGGAAGCCTACTTTGCCCACACACCGGGCCTGAAAATCGTGGTGCCCCGCAACCCGCATCAGGCCAAAGGTCTGCTACTGGGCGCCATCCACGACCCCAACCCAACCCTGTTCTTTGAACCCAAGCGTCTCTATCGCGCCTCCGTCGGGGAAGTGCCCGACGAAGACTACCGGCTACCGCTGGGCGAAGCCGAAGTGATCAAGGAAGGCACCGATATCACCGTATTGGGCTGGGGTGCGCAGATGGAAGTGATTGAGCACGCCGTCGAACGGGCGGAGAAAGAAGGCATTTCCTGTGAAGTCATCGACCTGAGAACCATCCTGCCCTGGGATGTGGAAACCGTGGCCAAGTCGGTACTCAAGACCGGGCGCCTGGTGGTCACCCACGAAGCGCCACTGACCGGTGGTTTTGCCGGTGAAATCGCGGCGACCATACAGGAGCGCTGCTTCCTGTACCTGGAATCCCCGATCGCTCGCGTGACCGGGATGGACACCCCCTTCCCACTGGTGCTGGAAAAAGAGCACCTGCCCAATCACCTGAAGGTCTACGAGGCCATCAGGTCGAGCGTGGATTTCTAG
- a CDS encoding dihydrolipoyllysine-residue acetyltransferase, translating to MSDFILPDIGEGIVECELVKWLVSEGDIIEEDQPVAEVMTDKALVEIPAPYKGKVTRLYHKEGDIAKVHAPLFELVEEGGDSQQDSTPEPKAPETASETPATQAQASSGEADGDDPTEDFILPDIGEGIVECEVVEWRVAEGDEIEEDQPVVDVMTDKAMVEITAPKAGRVTKLYHKQQEMARVHSPLFEFVPRERDETAQAQKTPHAAPEAESKPTPTTAQPVVSRNQPRTPASPAVRRIVREHDLDLADITGSGKDGRVLKADVLAHLDKPATTSPAQDSSGESQPASSGGERRRPSREQEVRVEPIRGMKAAMARSMVTSATTIPHFIYSEDIDVTDLLKLREQLKPEAEASGSRLTLMPFFMKAMALAVQEYPVLNSRLNDDVTEIHYQPQCNIGMAVDGKAGLMVPNIKGVEDLTLLGIADEVARLTEAARSGRVSQEDLKGGTITISNIGALGGTYAAPIINPPEVAIVALGRTQKLPRFDSYGQVVERSIMTVSWAGDHRIIDGGTIARFCNRWKGYLESPQSMLLHLG from the coding sequence ATGAGTGATTTTATACTGCCCGATATCGGCGAAGGTATCGTGGAGTGCGAACTGGTCAAGTGGCTGGTCAGCGAAGGCGACATCATCGAAGAAGACCAGCCGGTGGCCGAAGTCATGACCGACAAGGCGCTGGTGGAGATCCCGGCGCCCTATAAAGGCAAGGTGACGCGCCTCTATCACAAGGAAGGGGACATCGCGAAAGTGCACGCCCCGTTGTTTGAACTGGTGGAGGAAGGCGGCGACAGCCAGCAAGATTCAACGCCTGAGCCCAAAGCCCCGGAAACGGCCAGCGAAACGCCGGCAACCCAGGCACAAGCAAGCTCCGGCGAAGCCGATGGCGATGACCCAACGGAGGACTTCATCCTTCCCGACATCGGCGAAGGCATCGTCGAATGCGAAGTGGTGGAATGGCGCGTGGCCGAGGGCGACGAGATCGAAGAAGATCAGCCGGTGGTGGACGTCATGACCGACAAGGCCATGGTCGAGATCACCGCCCCCAAGGCCGGCCGTGTCACGAAGCTTTACCATAAGCAGCAGGAAATGGCGCGGGTGCATTCACCGCTGTTTGAGTTCGTTCCCCGTGAGCGTGACGAGACGGCTCAGGCCCAGAAAACGCCACACGCAGCCCCGGAAGCAGAATCGAAACCAACGCCGACCACCGCGCAACCCGTCGTATCCCGCAACCAACCGCGGACACCGGCCAGCCCGGCTGTACGCCGCATTGTTCGCGAACACGACCTGGACCTGGCGGACATCACAGGTTCCGGCAAGGATGGCCGGGTACTGAAGGCCGATGTACTGGCTCATCTCGACAAACCCGCCACAACCTCACCGGCACAGGACAGCTCCGGCGAATCGCAACCGGCAAGCTCAGGCGGTGAGCGCCGCCGGCCATCCCGGGAACAGGAAGTGCGCGTTGAGCCCATCCGCGGCATGAAAGCCGCCATGGCTCGCAGCATGGTTACCTCGGCGACCACCATTCCCCACTTCATCTACAGTGAGGACATCGATGTCACCGACCTGCTCAAACTACGGGAACAGCTGAAACCAGAAGCCGAAGCCAGCGGATCAAGGCTGACTCTGATGCCCTTCTTCATGAAGGCCATGGCCCTGGCGGTGCAGGAGTACCCGGTACTCAACAGCCGCCTCAACGACGACGTCACCGAGATCCACTACCAGCCGCAGTGCAATATCGGCATGGCCGTGGACGGCAAGGCCGGGCTGATGGTTCCCAACATCAAGGGTGTGGAAGACCTTACCCTGCTGGGCATTGCCGACGAGGTAGCTCGCCTGACCGAGGCTGCCCGCTCGGGCCGTGTCAGCCAGGAGGATCTCAAGGGTGGCACCATCACCATTTCCAATATTGGCGCTTTGGGTGGCACCTACGCAGCCCCGATCATCAACCCACCGGAAGTGGCGATTGTGGCCCTTGGCCGTACCCAGAAACTGCCGCGCTTTGACAGCTATGGCCAAGTGGTCGAGCGGTCCATCATGACCGTGAGCTGGGCAGGCGATCATCGCATCATCGATGGCGGCACCATTGCGCGCTTCTGCAATCGCTGGAAAGGCTACCTGGAATCGCCGCAGTCGATGCTGCTGCATCTGGGCTGA